One window of Branchiostoma lanceolatum isolate klBraLanc5 chromosome 6, klBraLanc5.hap2, whole genome shotgun sequence genomic DNA carries:
- the LOC136437401 gene encoding dipeptidase 1-like has translation MADTKFVRKYRSTRIVVFVILGSLMGVGAVVVAVVLPQYLNSDDSYLSRAKDILSQVPLVDGHNDLPIFLEETVDDVIENINIENDLRALLGNKSQTDIPRLREGKVGAQFWSAFFSCRSQYKDAVRRALAQIDVIYRIVRKYPDVFEFATSSDDITDIFSRGKIASLIGLESGHGIDSSLAALRMFYELRVRYVTLTHSCDTPWAASSTHDTSVGDGLTEFGQKVVLEMNRLGMLVDLSHVSHRTMRDVLNVTEAPVIFSHSSAYAICPVARNVPDDVLDRMETNGGIVMVNFYPGFINCTANWTHWEHVTLEEVADHVDYIRDRAGEDHVGIGADFDGIGGRHPRGLEDVATYPRLFAELLRRGWTDGQLKKLAGNNFLRVFRKVEEVSDRLQSERRPSEDHISEEDLGNQTCRTTNT, from the exons atggcggacacaAAGTTTGTTAGGAAATACAGGAGCACAAGAATAGTTGTCTTCGTCATCCTGGGAAGTTTGATGGGCGTGGGTGCAGTTGTCGTAGCAGTTGTCCTTCCACAGTACCTCAATTCAGACGACAGTTACCTCAGCCGAGCGAAGGACATTCTCAGTCAAGTGCCGCTTGTGGATGG ACATAACGACCTACCGATATTCCTGGAAGAAACAgtagatgacgtcatagaaaatatcaacattgAAAATGATCTGCGTGCGTTGCTAGGCAACAAATCTCAAACGGACATCCCTCGTCTGAGAGAGGGTAAAGTTGGCGCCCAG TTCTGGAGTGCGTTCTTTTCGTGTAGATCTCAGTACAAGGATGCTGTACGCAGGGCGCTTGCGCAGATTGACGTCATCTACAGGATTGTCAGAAAGTACCCGGATGTCTTTGAGTTTGCCACTAGCTCGGATG ATATTACAGACATCTTTAGCCGGGGCAAGATCGCCAGTCTGATCGGACTGGAGAGCGGACACGGAATAGACAGCAGCTTGGCGGCACTGCGCATGTTCTACGAGCTGCGCGTGCGCTATGTTACCCTGACGCACTCGTGTGACACGCCATG GGCTGCTTCGAGCACACATGACACGTCGGTAGGGGACGGTCTGACGGAATTTGGGCAG AAAGTCGTCCTAGAGATGAACCGACTGGGCATGCTCGTGGACCTTTCACATGTATCCCATCGGACAATGCGCGACGTACTTAACGTCACAGAAGCGCCGGTCATCTTCAGCCATTCCTCGGCCTACGCCATCTGTCCCGTGGCGCGAAACGTGCCGGATGACGTGTTGGACAGAATG GAAACGAACGGCGGAATCGTCATGGTGAATTTCTACCCCGGTTTCATCAACTGCACGGCAAACTGGACCCATTGGGAACACGTGACTCTGGAGGAAGTGGCAG ATCATGTGGACTACATCAGAGACCGTGCTGGGGAGGATCACGTCGGGATTGGGGCCGACTTTGACGGGATCGGTGGCAG GCACCCCCGCGGCCTGGAGGATGTGGCCACCTACCCGCGCCTGTTTGCAGAACTACTGCGGAGAGGTTGGACGGACGGGCAGCTCAAGAAGTTGGCGGGAAACAATTTCCTCCGGGTTTTCCGGAAGGTAGAGGAG GTGAGTGACAGGCTCCAGTCCGAACGTCGCCCATCCGAGGATCACATCAGTGAAGAGGACCTTGGAAACCAGACGTGCAGGACAACCAATACATAA
- the LOC136437380 gene encoding constitutive coactivator of peroxisome proliferator-activated receptor gamma-like isoform X1, with protein MGVRGLQTYLERHCPEACVKVNLPELARQYYRQHGTRPVMVVDGLGCLRKLYNRELPWVYGGQWREYYEELRRFLHSFRTTDIDLVFIFDGVVEKSKRAEWAKRRQQSARDVMTVFNHIKKHGTQPSDDLFQMPVSLGTLTRFALKSLGAVVINSTKEADIEISEYCLRYPCFGILGQDTDFVIFNTAPFYSSNNLDIATLTTVQYSRDRLCYRLQIGLEDLPLFSCLMGNDIIRSAELESFKRRQVGVPANARFPRVEDVVMAVSRYMQTIPRGTTIQDIAQDVFPNEPDKWLRMKEGARMYLLPGDPLPWYMQNCPPHALPPCGAEQNCRQMSGDEEITFEVDVEEIRPRVDAKVLQFARERHLNSDNIAQIYNILISAETDSGVAMEDETSTDIPSSSLLFRPIRQRMYAVLYGVGSDSEISNEMAQRMPQKPVFLAPRFSIPLSLPSHRNRGFHTGVSSTALGDQLPQESTHADSVRPVVGKNAVKEWCPYRGNPLTRPDVVTALPLDVPGGTPSLAMLWFSTDGPRTQHLRLHTFFACMDSVGLLEGVLRVEPEPCYIIMCLVLHYMVKHMLTLQEWEVDAFLAQAVVPFAQDVGWLRGLKVPRVAPRPVHLAAVFLKGVSYALLADCACGWPITVQDGMPWNYFDGKLLHYKYLMAQGGADVRALCDQDDKALQLFSTLKKFVTFGTRLDQKRR; from the exons ATGGGAGTACGTGGTCTACAGACATATCTGGAGAGGCACTGCCCTGAAGCCTGTGTGAAGGTGAACCTGCCAGAGTTAGCCCGACAGTACTACAGACAACATGGGACCAGGCCAGTCATGGTGGTGGACGGCCTAGGCTGCCTCAGAAAACTCTACAATCGAG AACTTCCCTGGGTCTATGGAGGGCAGTGGAGAGAATACTACGAGGAGCTTCGACGTTTCCTCCATTCTTTCAGAACTACGGACATTGACCTTGTCTTCATCTTTGATGGGGTTGTGGAAAAGTCGAAACGTGCAGAATGGGCAAAACGCAGGCAGCAGTCTGCCAGAGACGTAATGACAGTTTTCAACCACATCAAGAAACACGGCACCCAGCCCTCCGATGACCTTTTCCAGATGCCAGTTAGCTTGGGAACACTGACTAGGTTTGCCCTGAAGAGTTTAGGTGCAGTTGTTATAAACTCTACAAAAGaagcagatatagaaatatCTGAATACTGTTTAAGATATCCATGTTTTGGGATCCTTGGCCAAGACACTGATTTTGTTATCTTCAACACTGCTCCTTTCTATTCTAGTAACAATCTGGATATAGCTACCTTGACTACTGTACAGTATTCCAGAGATAGGTTGTGTTATCGACTGCAAATTGGCTTGGAAGACTTACCGCTGTTCTCATGTCTTATGGGGAATGATATAATCAGGTCCGCTGAGTTAGAGTCTTTCAAGAGGAGACAGGTAGGAGTGCCTGCTAACGCCAGGTTCCCTAGAGTAGAGGATGTAGTAATGGCGGTATCGAGATACATGCAAACAATTCCGCGTGGAACAACAATACAGGACATTGCACAGGATGTGTTTCCCAACGAGCCCGACAAATGGTTGAGGATGAAAGAAGGTGCCAGAATGTACTTGTTACCAGGGGATCCTTTACCTTGGTACATGCAGAACTGCCCTCCACATGCACTGCCACCTTGTGGTGCAGAACAGAACTGCAGGCAGATGAGTGGGGATGAAGAGATTACTTTTGAAGTGGACGTGGAAGAAATCAGACCTAGGGTTGATGCCAAAGTTCTCCAGTTTGCTCGAGAAAGGCATCTTAATTCAGACAACATTGCACAAATCTACAACATACTCATCTCAGCCGAGACAGACAGTGGTGTGGCAATGGAAGATGAAACTAGCACAGACATTCCCTCCTCTTCTCTACTATTTCGTCCAATTCGACAGAGAATGTATGCAGTTCTGTATGGGGTTGGCTCTGACAGTGAAATATCAAATGAAATGGCTCAGAGAATGCCCCAGAAACCAGTCTTTTTGGCTCCAAGGTTTTCCATTCCACTGTCTTTGCCTAGCCACAGAAATAGAGGGTTTCATACAGGTGTTTCATCAACTGCCTTGGGAGACCAACTACCTCAGGAAAGCACACATGCTGACAG TGTCAGACCTGTTGTTGGAAAGAATGCAGTGAAGGAGTGGTGCCCCTACAGAGGAAACCCTTTGACCCGTCCTGATGTTGTAACTGCTTTACCATTGGATGTGCCGG GAGGGACTCCATCCCTTGCAATGCTGTGGTTTTCCACAGATGGACCACGGACACAACACCTCCGTCTGCACACCTTCTTTGCCTGTATGGACTCTGTTGGTCTTCTGGAAGGTGTTTTAAGGGTAGAACCAGAACCATGCTACATCATTATGTGTTTAGTTCTACACTACATGGTGAAACACATGTTGACATTACAAGAATGGGAAGTGGATGCCTTTCTGGCTCAAGCTGTGGTCCCCTTTGCCCAAGATGTTGGATGGCTGCGTGGCTTAAAG GTACCTCGAGTTGCTCCCCGTCCAGTCCACCTTGCTGCAGTGTTCCTCAAGGGTGTAAGCTACGCCCTATTGGCCGACTGTGCATGTGGCTGGCCAATCACAGTGCAGGATGGGATGCCCTGGAACTACTTTGATGGGAAGCTGCTTCACTACAAGTATCTGATGGCACAGGGTGGTGCAGACGTCAGAGCTCTGTGTGATCAGGAT GATAAAGC
- the LOC136437420 gene encoding kremen protein 1-like: MARILAASAVLLLLIGVTSAQSLKGCYRGNEASVSADETSAHMTNEGCAVDCNAKGHAYSATGEGQYCTCMGQAEMQSLTVASDAECDSPCTGDLSQKCGGADDFVTVWITANGTKRSLVERLREALKEGHMTEE; encoded by the exons ATGGCACGTATCTTGGCTGCTTCTGCTGTTCTGCTTCTTCTGATCG GGGTGACCAGCGCCCAGTCCTTAAAAGGCTGTTACAGGGGAAATGAGGCCTCCGTCTCTGCAGATGAGACCTCCGCCCACATGACAAACGAGGGCTGTGCTGTAGACTGCAACGCTAAAGGACACGCTTATTCAG CCACGGGTGAGGGGCAGTACTGTACCTGTATGGGCCAGGCGGAAATGCAGAGCCTGACCGTCGCGTCTGATGCCGAGTGCGACTCGCCCTGCACCGGGGACCTCTCCCAGAAATGCGGCGGCGCCGACGATTTCGTGACCGTGTGGATCACCGCGAATG GCACCAAGCGCAGCCTGGTTGAGAGACTGCGGGAAGCCTTGAAGGAAGGACACATGACAGAAGAATAG
- the LOC136437380 gene encoding constitutive coactivator of peroxisome proliferator-activated receptor gamma-like isoform X2 yields MGVRGLQTYLERHCPEACVKVNLPELARQYYRQHGTRPVMVVDGLGCLRKLYNRELPWVYGGQWREYYEELRRFLHSFRTTDIDLVFIFDGVVEKSKRAEWAKRRQQSARDVMTVFNHIKKHGTQPSDDLFQMPVSLGTLTSVRPVVGKNAVKEWCPYRGNPLTRPDVVTALPLDVPGGTPSLAMLWFSTDGPRTQHLRLHTFFACMDSVGLLEGVLRVEPEPCYIIMCLVLHYMVKHMLTLQEWEVDAFLAQAVVPFAQDVGWLRGLKVPRVAPRPVHLAAVFLKGVSYALLADCACGWPITVQDGMPWNYFDGKLLHYKYLMAQGGADVRALCDQDDKALQLFSTLKKFVTFGTRLDQKRR; encoded by the exons ATGGGAGTACGTGGTCTACAGACATATCTGGAGAGGCACTGCCCTGAAGCCTGTGTGAAGGTGAACCTGCCAGAGTTAGCCCGACAGTACTACAGACAACATGGGACCAGGCCAGTCATGGTGGTGGACGGCCTAGGCTGCCTCAGAAAACTCTACAATCGAG AACTTCCCTGGGTCTATGGAGGGCAGTGGAGAGAATACTACGAGGAGCTTCGACGTTTCCTCCATTCTTTCAGAACTACGGACATTGACCTTGTCTTCATCTTTGATGGGGTTGTGGAAAAGTCGAAACGTGCAGAATGGGCAAAACGCAGGCAGCAGTCTGCCAGAGACGTAATGACAGTTTTCAACCACATCAAGAAACACGGCACCCAGCCCTCCGATGACCTTTTCCAGATGCCAGTTAGCTTGGGAACACTGACTAG TGTCAGACCTGTTGTTGGAAAGAATGCAGTGAAGGAGTGGTGCCCCTACAGAGGAAACCCTTTGACCCGTCCTGATGTTGTAACTGCTTTACCATTGGATGTGCCGG GAGGGACTCCATCCCTTGCAATGCTGTGGTTTTCCACAGATGGACCACGGACACAACACCTCCGTCTGCACACCTTCTTTGCCTGTATGGACTCTGTTGGTCTTCTGGAAGGTGTTTTAAGGGTAGAACCAGAACCATGCTACATCATTATGTGTTTAGTTCTACACTACATGGTGAAACACATGTTGACATTACAAGAATGGGAAGTGGATGCCTTTCTGGCTCAAGCTGTGGTCCCCTTTGCCCAAGATGTTGGATGGCTGCGTGGCTTAAAG GTACCTCGAGTTGCTCCCCGTCCAGTCCACCTTGCTGCAGTGTTCCTCAAGGGTGTAAGCTACGCCCTATTGGCCGACTGTGCATGTGGCTGGCCAATCACAGTGCAGGATGGGATGCCCTGGAACTACTTTGATGGGAAGCTGCTTCACTACAAGTATCTGATGGCACAGGGTGGTGCAGACGTCAGAGCTCTGTGTGATCAGGAT GATAAAGC